From Bdellovibrio sp. KM01:
TAAAAAGCTGATCGATTTCTGCGGTGGCATTCAAGATATCGAAAATCGCGTCTTGCGCATGATCGGCGATCCGAAAGATCGCTTCATCGAAGATCCAATTCGTATTTTGCGTGCAATTCGTCTGTCTCACAAGCTTCACTTCTCGATTGAATCAAACATGCGCCACGCGATTGTTGAAACCAGTTCTGAATTGAAAAAATCAGTTCTGCCTCGTCGTCGTGAAGAATGGCTTAAATTCCTGCGCCTGGATGAACCCCATCTGGCATTCATGGAACTTTTCGATTTGCATATTCTTGAACAAATTCTTCCAGGCTTGCACTCGGTCTTTATGGATCCGGCAAAAATGGAATTGTTTGAAATGCATTTAGCTCGTATCACGCAAGTCGGTATCAACAAGCAAGATCCGTTGGAATTGTTTGCGGGTGTAATGTTTGCTTTTATGAAAGCTCAATACGGCGAAGGCCAATGGAATCAGGATGAAATTCTGAATGACCCAAAATTGGCTTATTTCATGCGCGAGGAAATGGGTATCTTCAAACAAGAATCGGCCGTTTTCTTTAAAGCTTTGCATTTGATGTCGGGACTTAAAAAAATCGATAATTATTCCCGTAAGGGTGAGCGTCGTCAGATGGCTTTCGTTTTAAATGAAGCTTTTGGTTTGGCGATGAAACTTTCAATGATGGATTTCTCTTTATCTGCGTCCGAGACTCACTACTGGATGCAGCAGTTAGAAAAATTCACGGGCGGGAAAGTTACGCAAACACACTAAACGCGGGCCAGAAGTTTTTTTGCCAGAACTTCTTCCAGCATCGACATATCAATCGGCTTACTCAAATACCCATCAAATCCTGAATTCAGACATTCTCTTTGTCCTTCAGAGCTCGCTTGGGCCGTCAGAGCCACGATAGGCTTTAGGTAACCGCGGGCACGCAACTCTTTCACCGCTTCATGACCTGACATTCCTGGCATTTTAATATCCATCAAAATCAAATCATAGCCTTCCGCTTTCAGCGCGTAAGAAACAGCTCCGGCACCACTGTCACAGATATCCACCATGGCGCCGTGACGAAGTAAATAGCGATTCATCAAATTGCGCAGGTCTTCGGAATCATCCACCACCAAGATACGGCGATCCTTCAGATACTCAGAATTTTTATTCTGCGGCAGATTGCGCTCCAGAACCATGCGATTGGCGTGGTGAGCCTCTACCAACTTTAATGGCGTCACCGATCCGACACTGATGGAGTATTCAAAGATACTGCCTTTGCCTTCAACCGATTCAATCAAACACAAGTCCCCACCCGACAGGCGCGCCAGACGTTGAGACAAAGCCAGCCCCAAGCCTGAGCCCACGACTTTTTGAACTTCGCGACTTTCCCCTCGGATGAATGGCTGGAACAGATTCATCTGAGTCTGCACATTCATACCGATACCAGAGTCAGTGACACGAATTCTTAATGTGCCTTGATTTTCAGTATCCATTCCAAAAGAAACCAGGACTTGAATTTCTCCTTGCGGCGTAAACTTCACGGCATTGGACAGAAGATTGATTAAAACCTGACGGAAGCGAACCGAATCCATTTGAATTTCATCCGGCAGCAACGTTGTGTACTTCAAGGTCAGGCGATGTCGCGCATCGATCACGGTGCGAATCACTGAAACGGAATCTTCGATTTCTTGAACCGGACTCATCGGCGCATTCTGCAAGAAAAGCTTTTTACTTTCAATTTTAGATAAATCCAAAAGATCATTCACCAGGGACGTCATGTACTTACCCTGTCTTTGGATAGAATGAATGTCTTTGTAAGCAGCTTCGTCCAAATTTGGATTGGCCAGCATCGCCTCTGAAAAACCCAGAATTGCTGCCAGTGGAGTGCGAATTTCATGGCTGGCATTGGCTAATAAAACTGACTTAGCTTCATTCGCCGCTTCGTGCAGATCTCTTTCGCGCAGCAGGAAATCCTGATTACGCTTGATTGTGACGTCCCATACGATACCGGAGGTACGCAGGACTTTGCCACTCTCACAGCGCTCGATCTTTCCCCGGAATGCCAAAGAACGGGCTCCGCCATTGTCACTCGCCAGCAAAAATTCAAAATCGAGTTCGCGATTTTCGTGAAAGTTCGAACGCAAAATATCTTTTAACAAGGCTTGTTCCGGTAAGAGCTGCAGATTTCCCTCGCGGTAAATCATGTCTTGCTGAATATCCCAATCCCAGGTCATAGCTTCTGAAGAAGCCATGGCCATGCGAACGCGCTCTTCACTGCGTAACAAAATTTTGTCGACGCTGAACAAAGTCATTATCGAACGATTTAAAGAACGCCCCAGAAAAATGACCAAAGCCAGATAGATCAACATGATCGCTCCGACCAAGTATGTATGAGGCTGCCCCGAAACAACGTATCCCAGCGCCCAACCCACAATAGTAGGTCCGACAACACAAAGCATGGCCGTGCGGTTGGAAACATAAAGTATCATTCCGCCAGCGGTCATCACCGCGATCAACATCGCCGTTAGATTTTGAACCGTCGTCCCTGTCCACGGTGCCATAAACCCCATGGCTCCCCAACTCAGTCCCGAAACGCAAAGCAAACAGTACTTGGCTCTTTTCCAGATATTCAGTTGTTCAATGGATTGAATTTTATCTTTGGCCTCATGCCAGAAAGGCACGATTCCCAAACTCAGAGCTGCATAGATATTAATGGTTAAAAACCAGCCAATGATGAACTTGTGGGGGAGCGTATCCCATGCCACAAACGTATAGAAATAGGCCGTCGTCAAAACTGCCACCATGGCAGTAAAGCTCTGACCTAAAAGAAGGTCCACTTTGCGAATTTCTAGTTCGAGCAGATCATTTTTATTCATATACGTGCGAGTTCGTTAATATTCCATAGGCGCTAAAAATAAAACAGGGAAAGTCTGAACTTTCCCCGTTTTACACGTTCCATAAAGCATCTGTAATTAAGCGGCTTCTCTTAAATCAAGCTGCCTTAGCAATTCCCCCGCAATTTTATCCAGGGCCATGATCTTATCTGCGGCTCCCAAAGCCACAGCCGCGGCTGGCATTCCGTACACCACGCAAGTTTCTTCATTCTGCGCGACTGTATAGGCTCCGGCATTTTTCATCTCCAAAAGACCTTCCGCACCATCTTTACCCATACCCGTCAGAACGACACCCATCGCATTTTTACCGGCGTATTTCGCGACCGATTTCATCAAGTAATCAGCTGCAGGGCGCACGCTGTGCATAGGAGCATTCTGATGAAGTTTAATATAGTAAAAGGCACCACTGCGAGTGATTTCCATGTGAAAGTTACCCGGA
This genomic window contains:
- a CDS encoding CCA tRNA nucleotidyltransferase, whose translation is MSSSKKPQLHEDWIDPYALRIVKNLQDSGFETYLVGGCVRDLMVGIHPKDFDIATSAHPNQVRKKVPNAYVIGRRFKLVLVKRGDLQFEVATFRRNVSAEEIAATPEEETIEGDNYFGTVEEDAKRRDFTANAVFYDPANKKLIDFCGGIQDIENRVLRMIGDPKDRFIEDPIRILRAIRLSHKLHFSIESNMRHAIVETSSELKKSVLPRRREEWLKFLRLDEPHLAFMELFDLHILEQILPGLHSVFMDPAKMELFEMHLARITQVGINKQDPLELFAGVMFAFMKAQYGEGQWNQDEILNDPKLAYFMREEMGIFKQESAVFFKALHLMSGLKKIDNYSRKGERRQMAFVLNEAFGLAMKLSMMDFSLSASETHYWMQQLEKFTGGKVTQTH
- a CDS encoding response regulator, with amino-acid sequence MNKNDLLELEIRKVDLLLGQSFTAMVAVLTTAYFYTFVAWDTLPHKFIIGWFLTINIYAALSLGIVPFWHEAKDKIQSIEQLNIWKRAKYCLLCVSGLSWGAMGFMAPWTGTTVQNLTAMLIAVMTAGGMILYVSNRTAMLCVVGPTIVGWALGYVVSGQPHTYLVGAIMLIYLALVIFLGRSLNRSIMTLFSVDKILLRSEERVRMAMASSEAMTWDWDIQQDMIYREGNLQLLPEQALLKDILRSNFHENRELDFEFLLASDNGGARSLAFRGKIERCESGKVLRTSGIVWDVTIKRNQDFLLRERDLHEAANEAKSVLLANASHEIRTPLAAILGFSEAMLANPNLDEAAYKDIHSIQRQGKYMTSLVNDLLDLSKIESKKLFLQNAPMSPVQEIEDSVSVIRTVIDARHRLTLKYTTLLPDEIQMDSVRFRQVLINLLSNAVKFTPQGEIQVLVSFGMDTENQGTLRIRVTDSGIGMNVQTQMNLFQPFIRGESREVQKVVGSGLGLALSQRLARLSGGDLCLIESVEGKGSIFEYSISVGSVTPLKLVEAHHANRMVLERNLPQNKNSEYLKDRRILVVDDSEDLRNLMNRYLLRHGAMVDICDSGAGAVSYALKAEGYDLILMDIKMPGMSGHEAVKELRARGYLKPIVALTAQASSEGQRECLNSGFDGYLSKPIDMSMLEEVLAKKLLARV